Part of the Paracoccus sp. MC1862 genome, TTGCTCCCTTGCGTAACTGGCTGGGCTTGCCTCACGGGCCTGTCCCGAACATGGTTCGGGCCGATGGTCCCTGCATTGATAAGGATCAATGGGCGCGATTAACAGCCTCTATTCCCTCCCTGAGACGAAAAGTCGTATGGGAACTCGATGAATATGCTCGGGAAAGGACAGATGATGGCGACGGATTACCGGCTGGACGAGGTGCTGGATCGGCTGGACGCGGGGCTGCCCGCGGCGCTGGAGCGGCTGATGGCCTTCCTGCGCATCCCCTCGATCTCGACCGATCCGGCATTCGCGGCGGATGTGCGGCTGGCGGCGGGCTGGCTGCGGGACGAACTGTCCGGACTGGGGTTTCAGGCGTCGGTGATGGACACGCCCGGCCACCCGATGGTGGTGGCACGCACGCCTGCGGGCGAGGGGCGCAGCCTTCTGTTCTACGGCCATTACGACGTGCAGCCCGTCGATCCGCTGGATCTGTGGCACCGCCCGCCCTTCGACCCGCAGGTTCAGGACACACCGGACGGCCAGGTGATCCGCGGACGCGGGGCCGCCGATGACAAGGGCCAGTTGATGACCTTCGTCGAGGCCTGCCGGGCGTGGAAGGCCGTCCACGGCACCCTGCCTCCCGGCCTGACCCTGCTGTTCGAGGGCGAGGAGGAATCGGGTTCTCCCAACCTCCAGCTCTTTCTGCGCGAGAATGCTGACGCCCTGCGGGCGGACCTCGCGCTGATCTGCGACACGACCATGTATTCCGACGGGCGGCCCGCGATCACGACCCAGTTGCGGGGCCTGATGGGCGAGGAGATCGTGGTCAGCGCCGCCGACCGCGACCTGCATTCGGGCAGCTTCGGCGGACTGGCCGCGAACCCGATCCAGGTGCTGGTGAACGCGCTCGCCGGTATCAAGGACGCGGATGGCCACGTGACCCTGCCCGGCTTCTACGACGGCGCGCCGGAACTGACCGACGAGTTGCGCGCCGACTGGGAAGCGCTGGGCTTCGACGCGGCCGAGTTCCTGTCCCGCGTCGGTCTGCGCGAGCCGGTGGGCGAAAAGGGCCGCACCGGGCTGGAGATGGTCTGGAACCGTCCGACCTTCGAGATCAACGGCATCGCCGGGGGTTACGCGGGCGAGGGCTTCAAGACCGTCCTGCCCGCCGAGGCCCGCGCCAAGGTCAGTTGCCGGCTGGTGGGCACCCAGAACCCCGATGCGATCCGCGAAGCGCTGCGCGCCCATGTCCGCGCCCATATCCCCGCCGATTGCACCGTCGAGTTCCACGCCCATGGCAATTCGCAGGCCAGTGTTATGGACACCTCG contains:
- a CDS encoding dipeptidase; the encoded protein is MATDYRLDEVLDRLDAGLPAALERLMAFLRIPSISTDPAFAADVRLAAGWLRDELSGLGFQASVMDTPGHPMVVARTPAGEGRSLLFYGHYDVQPVDPLDLWHRPPFDPQVQDTPDGQVIRGRGAADDKGQLMTFVEACRAWKAVHGTLPPGLTLLFEGEEESGSPNLQLFLRENADALRADLALICDTTMYSDGRPAITTQLRGLMGEEIVVSAADRDLHSGSFGGLAANPIQVLVNALAGIKDADGHVTLPGFYDGAPELTDELRADWEALGFDAAEFLSRVGLREPVGEKGRTGLEMVWNRPTFEINGIAGGYAGEGFKTVLPAEARAKVSCRLVGTQNPDAIREALRAHVRAHIPADCTVEFHAHGNSQASVMDTSDPAFAAAKQALTEEWGREAAFIGAGGSIPVAGDFKRLLGMDTMLIGFGKDDDRIHSPNEKYDVQSFSKGARSWARILAALA